The Ascochyta rabiei chromosome 10, complete sequence genome has a window encoding:
- a CDS encoding Acetylxylan esterase has translation MKFTAAAALSVLGLAVANPVELTERQSCPKVYIFGARETTVAQSNGFGTASGLVNQVKAAYSGSGAEAIVYPACGGQASCGSVSYDNSQSQGTAAVIKAVTAYNQKCPSTQIVLIGYSQGGQIMDNAICGGAGATLTGNALKAVKVAIFMGDPHNRAGLPYNVGTCTAGGFAARPAGFQCAPASTSIIKSYCDAADPYCCNGNDANTHQQYVNKYGSQALAFIKSKLTA, from the exons ATGAAGTTCACTGCTGCAGCCGCTCTTTCTGTTCTCGGCCTCGCCGTCGCAAATCCTGTCGAGCTTACCGAGAGGCAGAGCTGCCCAAAGGTCTACATCTTTGGAGCTCGTGAGACTACTGTTGCCCAGAGCAACGGCTTCGGTACGGCTAGTGGCCTCGTGAACCAGGTCAAGGCTGCCTACTCAGGATCTGGCGCCGAAGCCATTGTCTACCCTGCATGTGGTGGACAGGCATCATGTGGCAGTGTCAGCTACGACAACTCCCAGAGCCAGGGAACCGCTGCCGTCATTAAAGCTGTCACAGCTTACAACCAGAAGTGCCCCAGCACACAGATCGTGCTTATTGGATACTCTCAG GGCGGTCAAATCATGGACAACGCAATTTGTGGTGGTGCTGGAGCCACACTTACTGGAAACGCCTTGAAGGCCGTCAAGGTTGCCATCTTCATGGGCGACCCACACAATCGTGCCGGCCTTCCTTACAACGTCGGCACATGCACTGCTGGAGGC TTCGCTGCCCGCCCTGCTGGCTTCCAATGTGCTCCCGCTAGCACAAGCATCATTAAGTCATACTGCGATGCTGCTGACCCATACTGCTGCAACGGTAACGACGCCAACACGCACCAGCAGTACGTCAACAAGTACGGTTCTCAGGCTTTGGCTTTCATCAAGAGCAAACTTACCGCATAG
- a CDS encoding Taurine dioxygenase, whose amino-acid sequence MAPALVDTVVHEQSPVNFKSQAGQYKEAAFGGPKLYKKELELRGTGEHAPARYPNYLPVWDFEKKYPALEPFEHYEHGKDADDSFPNLLKDAKVADLTANIGAEVTGVQLSKLTDAGKDELALFVAQKKVVAFRDQDFADLPIKDALNIGGYFGRHHIHPTSGAPEGHPEVHLVHRGADDTTARDFFEERTNSITWHSDVTYEKQPPGTTFLYLLDGPAAGGDTLFANQAAAYKRLSPEFRKRLQGLKVVHSAVEQADNSRNRGGVVRREPVTSIHPLVRTHPATGEKALFVNPQFSRRIVGFKKEESDFLLNFLYDHIAKGQDFQARVKWEPGTVVVWDNRVTAHSALLDWEDGARRHLARITPQAEAPYETPYEERNSGAVGFEY is encoded by the exons ATGGCCCCCGCACTCGTCGATACGGTCGTCCATGAGCAATCACCGGTCAACTTCAAGTCGCAAGCCGGCCAGTACAAGGAAGCTGCCTTCGGTGGCCCCAAGCTGTACAAAAAAGAGCTCGAACTGAGAGGTACTGGCGAGCATGCGCCCGCAAGGTACCCAAACTACCTTCCAGTGTGGGACTTTGAAAAGAAATATCCTGCTCTTGAGCCCTTTGAGCACTATGAACATGGCAAGGATGCCGATGATTCGTTCCCAAACCTCTTGAAGGACGCCAAAGTTGCGGATCTGACGGCGAATATTGGTGCTGAAGTTACAGGTGTGCAGCTGAGCAAGCTAACCGATGCTGGCAAGGATGAACTGGCGTTGTTTGTCGCTCAGAAGAAGGTGGTAGCATTCCGCGATCAGGATTTCGCAGACCTGCCCATCAAGGACGCACTGAACATCGGTGGCTATTTCGGTCGACACCACATCCACCCTACGTCTGGAGCTCCTGAGGGGCACCCAGAGGTCCATCTTGTTCACCGAGGAGCCGACGACACCACCGCCCGCGATTTCTTTGAAGAGCGAACAAACTCGATTACATGGCACTCAGATGTCACCTACGAGAAGCAGCCACCCGGCACTACATTCCTGTACTTGCTGGATGGTCCTGCAGCAGGAGGTGATACACTCTTTGCAAACCAAGCAGCAGCATACAAGAGGCTATCGCCGGAGTTCAGGAAGCGTTTACAAGGACTGAAGGTTGTCCACTCAG CTGTCGAACAAGCGGACAACAGCAGAAACCGAGGAGGCGTCGTGCGTCGTGAACCAGTGACCTCCATCCACCCACTTGTTCGAACACACCCAGCTACCGGTGAAAAGGCGCTTTTCGTGAACCCTCAGTTCAGCCGTCGCATCGTAGGCTtcaagaaggaggagagtgACTTCCTGTTGAACTTCTTGTACGACCACATTGCCAAGGGTCAGGACTTCCAAGCTCGCGTCAAGTGGGAGCCGGGTACTGTCGTAGTCTGGGACAATCGTGTTACTGCACACTCGGCGTTGTTGGATTGGGAGGACGGCGCGCGCAGGCACTTGGCAAGGATCACACCGCAGGCCGAGGCGCCGTATGAGACGCCGTACGAGGAGCGCAACAGCGGTGCCGTTGGATTCGAGTACTAA